The following coding sequences lie in one Epinephelus moara isolate mb chromosome 17, YSFRI_EMoa_1.0, whole genome shotgun sequence genomic window:
- the si:ch73-40a2.1 gene encoding tyrosine-protein kinase receptor TYRO3, with amino-acid sequence MAVCNTILWCVWPTLILLWMWEAGCDIQYQTEEVEIFHSDKQTKLEWKSDPPRQWSEIQLKVGTQSPVPVLQACGKIATRTILSKRMERKDAHHLLMDISFAQEEEPSGQLGPLQVHLFDSDIPVPRFQYGWNVLDLQTSSPFPVIVPPDQISRHLNRSLALSLGSVSRRGFQLAFSYSGTCVLIASIRLYYRKCPDIVSHLTSFNGTGALSGPLTGACVKGAVEVFPPIRECTVDGVWSPLQGGCTCEPGRQVVDETCEACRMGYYKPANESGGCQLCPSNTRTHGEGSQRCDCLQGFSRLPTDPDDLGCTKPPSAPVNLTAHHHNDSMLILTWDPPHDWGGRQEMMYRVKCEKKAEDGIHWEACGDNVVFLPDSVKLTNTSVSITEVNPQCDYRLSVQAWNDISTLQGAPPSSTATVTIHRWKVPPVVITVTPPFNISKHEIPPAPQHQSRFSVWLTVGILFGILLLMALIPIGLCVLRSNYTKLRSDQEVELLPMNAEFSYRRPQEVEAALQPANMVEGVVQLLEGLSGRLLDSLKEVLVERNQLTLGKELGKGEFGSVYEGVFTPDEGVDIKVAVKTMRVGIHNQEDLHEFLREADIMKNFDHENVVRLLGVTLQREQDCPLPVPLVILPYMKHGDLRRFLIATRYGEIPMFVPHQSLLRFMIDIATGMDYLCSQGFLHRDLAARNCMLGDDLRVCVADFGLSKKIYSSNYYRQRVAIRVPIKWMAMESLSESVYTTKSDVWSFGVTMWEIVSRGRTPYPGVHNHELLDLLLSGHRLKPPEDCDQKLYEVMHSCWDKEPTRRPCFRELGETLKGLLSELPVLEASQEASYINYGLEVAAAAAAAAPSQEPQTDSGGRWENVYLPSPVGAAAARDEDVDVEDGYLKFITSSADKEDDNH; translated from the exons TGGAGTGAAATTCAGCTCAAAGTGGGCACACAGAGTCCAGTGCCTGTGCTCCAAGCTTGTGGAAAAATCGCGACGAGAACTATTTTGAGCAAGCGGATGGAACGGAAAGATGCCCACCATCTCCTGATGGATATTTCGTTTGCCCAAGAAGAGGAGCCATCTGGTCAGCTCGGCCCATTACAAGTCCATCTTTTTGACTCAGACATACCAGTCCCAAGATTTCAATATGGCTGGAACGTGCTGGACCTTCAGACCTCAAGTCCGTTCCCTGTCATAGTCCCTCCAGACCAAATATCCCGCCACCTGAACCGCAGCCTGGCTCTGAGCCTCGGCTCTGTCAGCCGCAGAGGCTTTCAGCTCGCCTTCTCCTACTCAGGAACATGTGTGCTGATAGCATCCATCAGACTGTACTACAGGAAGTGCCCTGACATTGTGTCTCACCTTACCTCATTTAATGGGACAGGGGCCCTGTCAGGTCCCCTGACGGGTGCCTGTGTGAAGGGAGCTGTGGAGGTTTTTCCACCTATTAGGGAATGTACTGTAGATGGAGTATGGAGTCCACTGCAGGGGGGATGTACCTGTGAACCTGGACGTCAAGTTGTGGATGAAACCTGTGAAG CATGTAGGATGGGCTACTACAAACCAGCCAATGAGAGTGGAGGATGCCAGCTGTGCCCATCAAATACCAGGACACATGGGGAGGGATCACAGAGGTGCGACTGTCTACAAGGTTTCAGCCGCCTGCCAACCGACCCTGATGACCTTGGCTGCACCA AGCCGCCCTCTGCTCCTGTGAATCTAACAGCCCATCATCATAATGACTCTATGCTCATACTGACGTGGGATCCTCCTCATGACTGGGGAGGCAGACAGGAAATGATGTATCGCGTCAAGTGTGAGAAGAAGGCAGAGGACGGCATTCACTGGGAGGCATGTGGGGACAATGTGGTTTTCCTGCCAGACTCAGTGAAGCTGACCAACACATCAGTCAGCATCACAGAAGTGAATCCACAGTGTGACTACAGACTGTCAGTGCAAGCCTGGAATGATATATCCACACTGCAGGGGGCGCCACCTTCATCCACTGCCACTGTTACTATACACAGAT GGAAAGTTCCACCTGTGGTGATCACTGTGACCCCACCCTTCAACATCTCAAAGCATGAAATACCACCAGCTCCTCAGCACCAGAGTCGCTTCTCTGTATGGCTGACAGTTGGTATTTTATTCGGCATCCTGCTGCTCATGGCTCTAATCCCCATTGGTCTGTGTGTCCTGCGCAGCAACTACACTAAACTCAG GTCTGACCAGGAAGTAGAGCTATTGCCGATGAACGCTGAATTTTCTTACCGACGTCCACAGGAGGTGGAGGCTGCACTCCAGCCAGCCAACA tggtggagggtgtggtCCAGTTATTGGAGGGGCTCAGTGGCAGGCTGTTGGACAGTCTTAAGGAGGTCCTGGTAGAGAGAAACCAGCTCACCCTGGGCAAGGAGCTTGGCAAAG GAGAGTTTGGTTCAGTCTATGAAGGGGTCTTTACACCAGACGAAGGCGTGGACATCAAGGTGGCTGTGAAGACCATGAGAG TTGGAATACACAACCAGGAGGACTTGCATGAGTTTCTGAGAGAGGCAGATATCATGAAGAACTTTGATCATGAAAATGTGGTCCGACTACTCG GGGTTACACTACAGAGAGAGCAGGACTGTCCTCTGCCTGTTCCTCTGGTCATCTTGCCCTACATGAAACATGGAGACCTGCGCCGCTTCCTTATTGCTACAAGATATGGTGAAATCCCTATG TTTGTGCCCCATCAGAGTCTCCTGCGCTTCATGATTGACATTGCAACAGGGATGGACTATTTGTGCTCACAGGGGTTCCTGCATAGAGACCTGGCTGCACGCAACTGCAT GCTGGGGGATGATCTCAGGGTGTGTGTGGCTGACTTTGGACTGTCAAAGAAAATCTACAGCAGCAATTATTATCGTCAAAGAGTAGCCATCCGCGTACCAATCAAGTGGATGGCCATGGAGAGCCTGTCTGAGTCTGTCTACACTACCAAAAGTGACGTG TGGTCTTTCGGGGTGACCATGTGGGAGATTGTGTCCCGAGGGAGGACTCCCTATCCTGGAGTTCACAACCATGAGCTGCTGGACCTTCTGCTGTCTGGACACAGGCTCAAACCGCCCGAAGATTGTGACCAAAAACT TTATGAAGTCATGCATAGCTGCTGGGATAAGGAACCGACCCGCAGGCCTTGCTTCAGGGAACTGGGTGAGACACTGAAAGGTCTTCTGTCGGAGCTGCCGGTGCTGGAGGCCAGCCAGGAGGCCAGCTACATCAACTATggcctggaggttgctgctgctgctgctgcggcagCTCCCTCTCAAGAGCCACAGACAGATTCTGGGGGAAGATGGGAAAATGTCTACCTGCCATCTCCTGTGGGTGCTGCTGCAGCCAGGGATGAGGATGTGGATGTAGAGGatggctacctaaagtttattACTAGCTCAGCAGATAAGGAAGATGATAATCACTGA